Proteins encoded together in one Marinobacter salsuginis window:
- a CDS encoding N-acetylmuramoyl-L-alanine amidase — protein sequence MNCTKLIKQLIWPIALLLATLAFHGSAATQVESARIWPAPDHTRLVLDTGGQVEHNIFSLSSPARLVIDLKNANLKTDFSGLDLSGSPIKRIRSAPRNGTDLRVVLDLKADIKPRSFQLEPNQQYGHRLVVDLIDESGSRLEKAATPTVTQDSSGKRDIIVVIDAGHGGEDPGAIGPRGTHEKDVVLKMAKTLASLINDRPGYTAKLTRTGDYYIGLRNRTILARKYNADLFVSVHADAFRTPQPRGASVFALSQRGATSETARWLANSENRSDLIGGAGGLSLDGRDDMLAGVLLDLSMTASINASLGVGSSVLGKLGGVAKLHKPGVEQAAFAVLKSPDIPSILVEAGFISNPQEEKNLSTEWYRNKLAGAIMKGIDDYFQKTPPPGTLLAWQKQNRQGGNSISHYRIQRGDTLSGVARKNQTTVSELMQFNDLRDDRVMVGQTIRIPAS from the coding sequence ATGAATTGTACAAAGCTGATTAAACAACTGATCTGGCCAATAGCGCTATTGCTTGCGACATTGGCGTTTCACGGTTCGGCTGCAACGCAGGTCGAGAGCGCCCGTATCTGGCCCGCGCCCGATCACACTCGCCTGGTTCTGGATACCGGCGGTCAGGTCGAGCACAACATCTTCTCCCTAAGCAGTCCGGCCCGGCTGGTTATCGATCTGAAAAATGCCAATCTGAAAACCGATTTCTCCGGCCTGGACCTTTCCGGCAGCCCGATCAAACGGATCCGGAGCGCGCCAAGGAACGGGACTGACTTGCGTGTAGTCCTGGATCTCAAGGCCGACATCAAGCCGCGGAGCTTTCAGCTGGAACCGAATCAGCAGTATGGCCACAGGCTGGTGGTCGATCTGATTGATGAAAGTGGCAGTCGGCTGGAAAAGGCGGCTACGCCGACCGTGACCCAGGATTCTTCCGGGAAGCGTGACATCATCGTGGTCATTGACGCCGGGCATGGCGGAGAGGACCCCGGCGCCATTGGTCCGAGAGGAACCCATGAAAAAGACGTGGTTCTGAAAATGGCGAAAACCCTGGCCAGCCTGATCAATGATCGGCCGGGATATACCGCCAAACTGACCAGGACAGGGGACTATTATATTGGTCTTCGCAATCGCACGATTCTGGCCAGAAAATACAATGCCGACCTTTTTGTATCGGTACACGCCGATGCGTTCCGGACGCCCCAGCCGAGGGGAGCTTCCGTGTTCGCTCTTTCCCAGCGTGGAGCTACCAGTGAGACTGCCCGATGGCTGGCTAACAGTGAGAACCGCTCCGATCTGATCGGTGGCGCCGGTGGATTGTCTCTGGATGGTCGGGACGACATGCTTGCCGGTGTTCTGTTGGACCTCTCGATGACGGCCAGCATCAACGCCAGTCTTGGCGTAGGCAGTTCCGTTCTTGGCAAACTGGGTGGCGTAGCGAAATTGCATAAGCCAGGCGTCGAGCAGGCTGCTTTTGCGGTGCTGAAGTCGCCGGATATCCCCTCCATTCTCGTGGAAGCCGGATTCATCTCGAACCCCCAGGAAGAGAAAAACCTGTCGACAGAGTGGTACCGCAACAAGCTGGCCGGCGCCATCATGAAGGGCATTGACGATTACTTCCAGAAAACGCCACCGCCGGGCACCCTTCTGGCGTGGCAGAAACAGAATCGCCAGGGCGGGAACAGCATCAGCCACTATCGCATACAGCGCGGCGATACGCTTTCCGGCGTGGCTCGGAAAAACCAGACGACCGTCAGCGAGCTGATGCAGTTTAACGACCTTCGGGACGACCGTGTTATGGTAGGGCAAACCATTCGTATTCCCGCGTCCTGA
- the tsaE gene encoding tRNA (adenosine(37)-N6)-threonylcarbamoyltransferase complex ATPase subunit type 1 TsaE, with protein MSIMGNERRLFLEGEAETEHLGRELARTVAESGHGVVIYLDGDLGMGKTTISRGVMRGLGHQGAVKSPTYTLVEPYETLQPPTYHFDLYRLGDAEELEYMGIRDYFSGENLCLIEWPERGKGILPEPDLEIHLETRGEGRSVVIRARSELGGQLLNELDVLGPAR; from the coding sequence ATGAGCATAATGGGCAATGAACGCCGGCTTTTCCTTGAGGGTGAGGCGGAAACCGAGCATCTTGGCCGTGAGCTGGCGAGAACCGTCGCAGAATCTGGCCACGGTGTGGTTATCTACCTGGATGGTGATCTTGGTATGGGTAAAACCACAATCAGCCGGGGTGTCATGCGCGGGCTTGGCCACCAGGGGGCCGTAAAAAGCCCGACCTACACGCTGGTGGAGCCCTATGAAACCCTGCAACCACCGACTTACCATTTTGATCTTTATCGCCTGGGCGATGCGGAAGAGCTGGAATATATGGGCATCCGGGATTATTTCTCCGGTGAAAATCTTTGTCTGATTGAGTGGCCGGAGCGTGGTAAAGGTATATTGCCCGAGCCGGATCTAGAGATTCATCTCGAGACCCGGGGCGAAGGGCGTTCTGTAGTGATCAGGGCCCGTTCAGAGTTGGGCGGCCAATTGCTGAACGAATTGGATGTGTTGGGTCCGGCGCGTTAG
- a CDS encoding NAD(P)H-hydrate dehydratase has product MPPSVGHSLPDALFSADAVRQIDRYVIDQQGVDGFELMQSAAHAAFRCLVRYWPKCGSVLVLCGAGNNGGDGYLVAASARRHGLDVRCVAVAPTGKLSGDARKAWQKALADGVDVLDLEALSDSSLDDLFSDAGLIVDAMLGTGVSGAPREPFASLIGRCNQAPAPVLAVDLPSGLNASTGAAEGDVVNAAMTVTFIGLKAGLFTGQGAAVCGEVVFESLDTADGVAGSGQKPVAARRDWDSVMSWLPPRPANAHKGRFGHVLVVAGDRGFGGAGLLAAEAAARSGAGLVSLATRPEHVTAALARCPSVMVHGLIHGSELPSLLDAASVVVCGPGIGRSAWGQQMLEQVIASGKPRVLDADALNLLSGRVAVPADNHVLTPHPGEAARLLNCLVPEVEADRMAAARKLQALYGGTILLKGAGTVVASEGGALDIVSGSNPGMATGGMGDVLSGIIGAVLGQIGDGQKAAVLGASAHLAAADRASQTHGYMGLIPNDVIDALPLVFRESETHPGARDL; this is encoded by the coding sequence ATGCCGCCGTCCGTTGGGCACAGTCTACCAGACGCACTGTTTTCCGCCGACGCGGTGAGGCAGATTGATCGCTATGTGATTGATCAGCAGGGCGTTGATGGTTTTGAGCTGATGCAGTCTGCCGCCCATGCGGCTTTTCGCTGCCTGGTTCGCTACTGGCCCAAGTGTGGCTCGGTTCTGGTGCTGTGTGGTGCGGGTAACAACGGCGGTGACGGCTACCTGGTTGCAGCCAGCGCGAGGAGGCATGGCCTGGATGTCCGGTGTGTCGCCGTTGCGCCCACAGGCAAACTGTCCGGTGACGCACGAAAAGCCTGGCAAAAGGCACTGGCAGACGGCGTTGACGTGCTCGATCTGGAGGCACTCAGCGATTCATCACTGGATGATCTGTTTTCCGACGCAGGGCTCATTGTCGATGCGATGCTTGGTACTGGCGTTTCCGGTGCACCCCGGGAACCGTTTGCGTCGCTGATAGGCCGGTGCAACCAGGCGCCCGCGCCTGTGCTCGCAGTGGATCTGCCCTCCGGGCTTAATGCCTCTACCGGGGCAGCCGAAGGAGATGTTGTTAACGCAGCCATGACGGTCACCTTTATCGGGCTCAAGGCCGGCCTTTTTACCGGGCAGGGAGCGGCGGTCTGCGGCGAGGTAGTCTTTGAATCCCTGGATACTGCCGATGGTGTAGCTGGCAGCGGCCAGAAGCCGGTGGCCGCTCGTCGTGATTGGGACTCTGTGATGTCCTGGTTGCCGCCACGGCCTGCCAACGCCCACAAGGGGCGTTTCGGACATGTACTGGTGGTGGCTGGCGATCGGGGCTTCGGCGGCGCCGGACTGCTGGCGGCAGAGGCGGCTGCGCGTTCGGGGGCAGGGCTTGTCTCGCTGGCGACGCGCCCCGAGCATGTGACGGCAGCCCTGGCCCGATGTCCATCGGTAATGGTTCATGGATTGATTCATGGTTCTGAGCTACCGTCGCTGCTTGACGCAGCTTCGGTGGTCGTCTGCGGCCCCGGTATCGGGCGAAGCGCATGGGGGCAGCAGATGCTGGAGCAGGTCATTGCCAGTGGCAAGCCCAGGGTGCTGGACGCGGATGCCCTGAACCTGTTGTCCGGTCGGGTTGCCGTACCGGCGGACAACCATGTTTTGACGCCGCACCCGGGCGAGGCAGCCAGGCTGCTGAATTGCCTAGTGCCCGAGGTAGAAGCGGATAGAATGGCCGCCGCCAGAAAACTGCAGGCACTGTATGGCGGCACGATTCTCCTGAAAGGCGCAGGTACGGTTGTCGCTTCTGAAGGCGGCGCCCTTGATATTGTCAGTGGCAGCAACCCCGGCATGGCCACTGGCGGTATGGGAGATGTGCTCTCGGGGATTATCGGTGCCGTTCTGGGACAGATTGGCGATGGGCAAAAAGCCGCCGTGCTCGGAGCATCGGCCCACCTGGCAGCAGCGGACCGGGCCTCGCAAACCCATGGGTATATGGGTTTAATCCCTAACGATGTAATAGATGCACTGCCGTTGGTTTTTCGGGAGTCTGAAACTCACCCGGGGGCAAGAGATCTATGA
- the queG gene encoding tRNA epoxyqueuosine(34) reductase QueG: MSATSLSTRTYPELADLPALIRQWAAELGFSDVGITTADTGEHATHLQDWLAAGYQGEMDYMAHHGDKRYTPTSLVPGTTRVISVRMDYLPSPDSPKEALTNREGAYVTRYALGRDYHKLIRKRLAQLAARIDDAVSGYDYRAFVDSAPVLERALAQRAGLGWIGKNNMLIHPKAGSFFFLGEIFTSAPLPVDEPFESDHCGSCSACLDLCPTDAFVGPHKLDARRCISYLTIELKGSIPEELRPLMGNRVFGCDDCQLVCPWQKFSKPTGEKDFQPRHGLDNSSLAELFLWTEEQFLKRTEGSAIRRTGYEGWLRNLAVGLGNAPSTIPVIEALKKRADHPSEMVREHVQWALKRHGL; the protein is encoded by the coding sequence ATGAGCGCCACATCATTGAGCACCAGAACATATCCGGAACTCGCTGATCTGCCAGCGCTTATCCGCCAGTGGGCGGCTGAGCTCGGGTTCTCTGATGTGGGTATCACCACCGCGGATACCGGTGAGCACGCAACCCATTTGCAGGACTGGCTGGCAGCGGGTTACCAGGGCGAAATGGACTATATGGCCCATCATGGTGACAAGCGCTACACGCCCACCTCCCTGGTGCCGGGTACTACTCGGGTGATTTCTGTGAGAATGGACTATCTGCCTTCGCCGGACAGCCCGAAAGAAGCGCTTACTAACCGGGAGGGCGCCTATGTTACTCGTTACGCACTGGGGCGCGATTACCACAAACTGATCCGCAAGCGTCTCGCGCAGCTGGCAGCCAGGATTGATGACGCCGTCAGCGGATACGACTACCGGGCGTTCGTGGACAGCGCGCCGGTGCTGGAGCGCGCCCTTGCGCAGAGGGCGGGCCTGGGCTGGATCGGCAAGAACAACATGCTGATCCACCCGAAGGCCGGTTCCTTCTTTTTCCTTGGAGAAATTTTTACCAGCGCGCCCCTACCCGTCGACGAGCCCTTTGAGTCCGATCATTGTGGCAGCTGTTCGGCCTGTCTCGATCTATGCCCGACAGACGCCTTTGTCGGCCCCCACAAGCTCGATGCCCGGCGCTGCATCAGCTATCTGACCATTGAACTCAAGGGGAGCATTCCCGAGGAGCTACGCCCGCTGATGGGTAACCGGGTTTTCGGCTGCGACGATTGCCAGTTGGTCTGCCCCTGGCAGAAGTTCAGCAAGCCAACCGGGGAAAAGGATTTTCAGCCCAGACACGGGTTGGACAACAGTTCTCTGGCAGAGCTGTTTCTCTGGACGGAGGAGCAGTTCCTGAAGCGCACCGAGGGATCGGCGATTCGGCGAACAGGCTACGAGGGCTGGCTGCGTAACCTGGCTGTGGGGCTGGGTAACGCGCCCTCCACCATTCCGGTGATTGAAGCCCTGAAAAAGCGCGCGGACCACCCTTCCGAGATGGTCCGCGAGCATGTCCAATGGGCACTGAAACGCCACGGTTTATAG
- the orn gene encoding oligoribonuclease, with product MTEGNRLVWIDLEMTGLDPEKERIIEMATIITDSELNIVAEGPVIAVHQPQSFLDSMDEWCTRTHGESGLTKRVQESDISESEAEQQTIEFLKKHVEKGQSPLCGNSIGQDRRFLVKYMPELEDFFHYRNLDVSTVKELARRWRPDVLAGVKKKGSHLALDDIRDSINELRHYREQFFKL from the coding sequence ATGACAGAAGGCAATCGCCTGGTATGGATCGATCTGGAAATGACAGGCCTGGATCCGGAAAAAGAACGGATCATCGAAATGGCCACAATCATCACCGATTCAGAACTCAATATTGTGGCAGAAGGACCAGTTATCGCCGTCCATCAGCCACAATCCTTTCTGGACTCCATGGACGAATGGTGCACCCGAACCCACGGTGAAAGCGGCCTCACCAAGCGCGTTCAGGAAAGCGACATCTCCGAGTCTGAAGCCGAACAGCAGACCATCGAATTCCTGAAGAAGCACGTCGAAAAGGGCCAGTCACCCCTGTGCGGCAACAGTATTGGTCAGGATCGCCGATTCCTGGTCAAGTACATGCCCGAACTGGAAGACTTCTTCCACTACCGGAATCTCGACGTATCCACGGTCAAAGAACTTGCCCGCCGCTGGCGCCCGGATGTCCTGGCCGGGGTTAAAAAGAAAGGCAGCCACCTCGCCCTGGATGACATCCGGGACTCCATCAACGAGCTGCGCCATTACCGGGAACAGTTCTTCAAACTATAA
- the rsgA gene encoding small ribosomal subunit biogenesis GTPase RsgA has translation MAKRRLNKQQQFRIKKVQEERAARAARKEKKVQEQADAGELGPEQEGLVIAHYGQQLDVEALEGELAGNVVRCFVRANIDSLVTGDKVVWRPGKNETGVIVARGERRNLLQRPDNFGALKPVAANIDHIILVIAPEPEPHDNLIDRYLVASEITDIPAVILLNKTDLITDSNRDSINALLGRYEALGYEVVRTSAAESGDKPSPEVEALVKDQTSVFVGQSGVGKSSIIQTLMPDEAIRVGAVSESTGKGIHTTTTAKLFHLPLGGELIDSPGIREFGLWHMTAQEIEYGFREIREVIGTCKFRNCRHMGDPGCAIDRAAEEGKISPERLKSFHRILQDMAEQQARGLKLD, from the coding sequence ATGGCAAAACGGCGACTGAACAAACAGCAGCAATTCCGCATCAAGAAAGTCCAGGAAGAGCGGGCGGCCCGGGCGGCGCGCAAGGAGAAGAAGGTTCAGGAGCAGGCTGATGCCGGGGAGCTTGGTCCGGAGCAGGAAGGGTTGGTCATTGCTCACTACGGGCAACAGCTGGATGTCGAAGCGCTTGAAGGCGAGTTGGCCGGCAACGTGGTTCGGTGTTTTGTTCGGGCCAACATCGATAGCCTGGTGACCGGTGACAAGGTTGTCTGGCGGCCGGGGAAGAACGAGACCGGGGTTATTGTTGCCCGGGGTGAGCGTCGCAATCTGCTGCAGCGGCCGGATAATTTTGGCGCGCTGAAGCCGGTGGCAGCCAATATTGATCACATTATTCTTGTGATCGCTCCGGAGCCGGAACCCCACGATAACCTGATTGACCGGTACCTGGTGGCGTCGGAGATCACGGATATTCCCGCGGTGATTTTGTTGAACAAGACAGATCTGATCACCGACAGTAACCGGGATAGTATCAATGCGCTTTTGGGCCGGTATGAGGCTCTGGGCTATGAGGTGGTGCGAACGTCTGCCGCGGAGTCTGGAGATAAGCCGTCGCCGGAGGTTGAAGCGCTGGTGAAGGATCAGACCAGTGTGTTTGTTGGCCAATCCGGCGTGGGCAAGTCCTCGATTATCCAGACCCTGATGCCAGATGAAGCCATTCGCGTTGGGGCCGTATCAGAAAGTACCGGCAAGGGAATCCACACTACGACCACGGCGAAACTGTTCCACCTGCCTCTGGGCGGCGAACTGATTGACTCGCCGGGCATTCGCGAATTCGGGCTCTGGCATATGACGGCGCAGGAGATCGAATATGGTTTCCGGGAAATCCGGGAGGTGATTGGCACCTGCAAGTTCCGCAACTGCCGGCACATGGGTGATCCGGGTTGCGCCATCGACAGGGCCGCAGAGGAAGGGAAAATCAGCCCAGAGCGTCTGAAAAGCTTCCACCGGATTCTTCAGGATATGGCGGAACAACAGGCCCGGGGGCTCAAGCTGGACTGA
- the motB gene encoding flagellar motor protein MotB has protein sequence MEEQPIIIKRKKVVAGGHHGGSWKVAFADFATAMMAFFLVLWLTATASPEQKKAVEGYFRDPVGFTEGGSPNPVDLEGSASVVNEASPDIESSQIQIEDQVVDELSETLEQRRMEELFQELKDRIEQNETLQEFKDQLLIDITDEGLRIQIVDRSGRPMFDSGRAELKYYSQDILFELAKTLGSVNNKLSITGHTDSTPFNGRPGYTNWELSADRANTARRALVAGGVRQQQIARVVGLSDSVLFDKEDPNAPVNRRISIIVLNKKTVDNIQSSAGQSDEPLIDLTQPTEEEQEAARERLESGEWLQEKEEPAPGELNW, from the coding sequence GTGGAAGAGCAACCGATCATCATCAAGCGGAAAAAGGTTGTTGCCGGTGGCCACCATGGTGGTTCCTGGAAAGTTGCGTTTGCCGATTTCGCAACCGCCATGATGGCGTTCTTCCTGGTACTCTGGTTAACGGCTACAGCGTCGCCTGAGCAGAAAAAAGCCGTAGAGGGCTATTTCCGGGATCCCGTTGGTTTCACAGAAGGGGGCTCGCCGAACCCCGTCGATCTTGAGGGCAGTGCATCGGTGGTCAACGAGGCAAGTCCGGATATCGAGTCCAGCCAGATCCAGATCGAAGACCAGGTGGTGGATGAGCTCTCCGAAACCCTCGAGCAGCGGCGTATGGAGGAGCTGTTTCAGGAATTGAAAGATCGCATCGAACAGAATGAAACCCTTCAGGAGTTCAAGGATCAACTACTGATCGATATCACCGACGAGGGCTTGCGAATCCAGATCGTCGACCGGTCGGGGCGTCCCATGTTCGACAGCGGCCGGGCAGAGCTGAAGTATTACTCCCAGGATATCCTGTTTGAGCTGGCCAAAACACTGGGCTCCGTGAACAACAAGCTCAGCATTACCGGGCACACCGACTCTACACCGTTCAATGGCCGGCCAGGCTACACCAACTGGGAGCTGTCAGCAGACCGGGCCAATACTGCCAGGAGAGCCCTCGTGGCCGGCGGTGTTCGCCAGCAGCAGATTGCCCGCGTTGTGGGCCTGAGCGATTCAGTGCTGTTCGACAAGGAAGATCCGAATGCGCCGGTCAATCGCCGCATCTCCATCATCGTCCTTAACAAGAAAACCGTCGACAACATCCAGAGCAGCGCCGGCCAGTCCGACGAGCCGCTGATCGATCTCACCCAGCCAACCGAAGAAGAGCAGGAGGCTGCCCGTGAACGCCTGGAGAGTGGGGAATGGCTGCAGGAGAAGGAAGAGCCTGCACCGGGTGAATTGAACTGGTAA
- the motA gene encoding flagellar motor stator protein MotA codes for MLLIVGSIIVLASVLTGYVLHGGNLMVLWQPTEVLIIFGAALGSFIIANPMHTLKEVFGRGIQLLTGSPYKKAFYMDLLSLLYEIFDKSRKQGVMAIEEDIDNPESSQIFSRYPAIMKSKELLAFITDYLRIISSGNMATHELEGMMENEIDSRQHELEEPAHAVNKIADALPGLGIVAAVLGIVITMNFLTEGPEKIGLSVAAALVGTFLGIFMGYGFVGPASIAMEHAAKYELKAYECVKSSIVATVSGQAPQMAIEFGRKALPTDKRPGFQELNDHVRSK; via the coding sequence ATGTTACTGATCGTCGGTTCGATTATTGTTCTGGCCAGCGTGTTGACTGGCTATGTTCTCCACGGCGGCAATCTGATGGTGCTCTGGCAGCCGACCGAAGTGTTGATCATTTTCGGGGCGGCTCTGGGGTCGTTCATTATTGCCAATCCCATGCACACCCTGAAAGAGGTGTTTGGCAGGGGTATTCAGCTGCTCACAGGCTCGCCCTACAAAAAAGCGTTCTACATGGACCTCCTGAGCCTGCTTTATGAGATTTTCGATAAGTCCCGTAAACAGGGTGTGATGGCAATCGAGGAAGATATCGACAACCCCGAGTCCAGTCAGATTTTCAGTCGCTACCCGGCCATTATGAAATCCAAGGAATTGCTGGCCTTTATCACCGATTATCTGCGCATTATCAGCTCCGGCAATATGGCAACCCATGAGCTGGAAGGCATGATGGAGAACGAAATCGACAGTCGCCAACATGAGCTTGAGGAGCCTGCTCACGCGGTCAACAAGATTGCCGATGCGCTGCCCGGGCTCGGCATCGTCGCCGCTGTGCTTGGTATCGTGATTACCATGAACTTCCTCACCGAGGGGCCGGAAAAAATCGGTCTCAGTGTGGCTGCGGCCCTGGTGGGTACCTTCCTGGGCATCTTTATGGGGTATGGCTTCGTTGGTCCTGCGTCCATTGCCATGGAACACGCGGCAAAATACGAGCTGAAGGCCTACGAGTGCGTAAAATCGTCAATTGTCGCAACCGTATCCGGACAGGCACCCCAGATGGCCATCGAGTTTGGCCGGAAGGCATTGCCCACGGACAAACGCCCTGGATTCCAGGAGCTGAACGACCACGTTCGCTCCAAGTAA
- the asd gene encoding archaetidylserine decarboxylase (Phosphatidylserine decarboxylase is synthesized as a single chain precursor. Generation of the pyruvoyl active site from a Ser is coupled to cleavage of a Gly-Ser bond between the larger (beta) and smaller (alpha chains). It is an integral membrane protein.): MFDKLFVLSQYITPQLGVSNLAGRLADSDSSPALKNRVIKWFIGRYGVDMSEAAETDPEAYPTFNAFFTRALKPGIRPLADGEKTLVSPVDGAISQLGQVTGDRVFQAKGRSFSLGELLGGEEATTAPFTSGEFSTIYLSPKDYHRIHMPMAGTLRQMIHVPGKLFSVNPVTAENVPNLFARNERVVCIFDTDSGPMAMVLVGAMIVGSVETRWAGVVVPGSRQVTSTRYEGEQAISFEKGEEMGRFRLGSTVIMVMPKGAVTWNSDQVAGKTVRMGEAFGALA; encoded by the coding sequence ATGTTCGACAAGCTTTTTGTTCTGAGCCAGTACATCACGCCGCAACTGGGGGTTTCCAACCTTGCCGGTCGTCTGGCCGACAGTGACAGCTCCCCTGCGCTCAAGAACCGGGTCATCAAGTGGTTTATCGGCCGCTACGGCGTTGACATGAGCGAAGCGGCCGAAACGGATCCGGAAGCCTACCCTACCTTCAATGCGTTTTTCACCCGAGCGCTGAAGCCGGGCATCCGCCCTCTGGCGGACGGCGAAAAAACCCTGGTCAGCCCTGTTGACGGTGCCATCAGCCAGTTGGGACAGGTAACCGGAGACCGGGTATTCCAGGCCAAAGGCCGGTCTTTCAGCCTGGGTGAATTGCTGGGCGGCGAAGAAGCAACCACCGCACCGTTTACCAGCGGCGAGTTCTCGACAATCTATCTCTCTCCAAAAGACTATCACCGCATCCATATGCCGATGGCAGGCACACTCAGGCAAATGATCCATGTACCCGGCAAGCTATTCTCGGTGAATCCGGTTACTGCCGAGAACGTTCCGAACCTGTTTGCCCGCAACGAACGGGTTGTCTGTATCTTCGATACCGATTCCGGCCCCATGGCAATGGTACTAGTTGGCGCCATGATCGTCGGCAGCGTGGAAACCCGCTGGGCAGGCGTGGTTGTGCCCGGCAGCAGGCAGGTTACCTCAACGCGGTATGAAGGTGAGCAAGCCATCAGCTTCGAGAAAGGTGAAGAGATGGGCCGGTTCCGCCTCGGTTCAACGGTGATTATGGTTATGCCCAAGGGAGCCGTCACCTGGAACAGCGATCAGGTGGCAGGTAAAACCGTCCGCATGGGTGAGGCCTTTGGAGCCCTGGCCTGA
- the epmA gene encoding EF-P lysine aminoacylase EpmA — MTRKPVWQPSASQAALESRAQQLAFVRGFFARRGVLEVETPILGRCGVTDVNLDGIHAQVTAGSRTGGWLQTSPEYHMKRLLAAGSGSIYQISRVFRNGEQGRRHNPEFSMLEWYRTGFDDVALMEEVSDLVCGWLQCQRPVTIQYRDALERWAGLDPFAATDRELMRRCEQWMEPEQLADLGRDGCLDLLMSFAVEPHLGRDRPVFITGYPASQASLARVSLSQGYETAHRFELYIDGLELCNGYWELTDPQEQRLRFEADNQLRRHSGKPEMALDEAFLAGLEQGLPECAGVALGLDRLLMLKLGVQDISEVLAFPFERA, encoded by the coding sequence ATGACCCGCAAACCTGTCTGGCAGCCTTCTGCCTCGCAGGCTGCCCTGGAAAGCCGTGCACAGCAACTGGCGTTTGTGCGCGGCTTTTTTGCGAGAAGAGGGGTGCTTGAGGTCGAGACGCCGATTCTGGGGCGGTGCGGCGTCACCGACGTCAACCTCGATGGCATTCACGCCCAGGTCACCGCCGGTTCCAGGACCGGGGGTTGGCTCCAGACCTCTCCCGAATACCACATGAAGCGTCTGCTTGCAGCTGGCTCAGGTTCGATCTATCAGATCTCCAGGGTGTTCCGCAACGGCGAGCAGGGGCGTCGCCATAACCCGGAATTCTCGATGCTGGAATGGTATCGGACGGGTTTTGATGACGTGGCGCTTATGGAAGAAGTGTCGGATCTCGTTTGCGGCTGGCTGCAATGTCAGCGACCAGTCACTATCCAGTATCGGGACGCACTGGAGCGCTGGGCGGGCCTTGATCCTTTTGCGGCAACTGATCGGGAACTGATGCGTCGCTGCGAACAATGGATGGAGCCGGAACAGTTGGCGGATCTCGGGCGCGATGGCTGCCTGGATCTGCTGATGAGTTTTGCAGTAGAGCCGCATCTTGGCCGGGACAGACCCGTGTTCATAACCGGCTATCCGGCGTCGCAGGCCTCTCTGGCCAGGGTCTCACTTTCGCAGGGTTACGAAACGGCGCACCGTTTCGAGCTCTACATAGATGGCCTTGAACTGTGTAACGGCTACTGGGAGTTGACCGATCCGCAGGAACAGAGGCTGAGATTTGAAGCCGATAATCAGCTTCGAAGGCACTCCGGAAAGCCCGAAATGGCGCTGGATGAGGCGTTTCTTGCCGGTCTTGAGCAGGGATTGCCCGAGTGCGCTGGTGTCGCGCTCGGACTGGATCGCCTGTTGATGCTCAAACTCGGGGTTCAGGATATCAGTGAGGTTCTCGCCTTTCCGTTCGAGCGGGCGTGA
- the efp gene encoding elongation factor P: MASYSTNEFRGGLKVLLDGDPCIILENEFVKPGKGQAFNRVKLRNLMTNRVWERTFKSGETLEAADVIDQDMEYLYTDGEFWHFMLTDGSFEQYPADAKAVGDALKWLKEQDVYTVTLYNGSPLSVTPPNFVELEVVDTDPGMKGDTAQGGSKPATLSTGAVVNVPLFITIGEVLKVDTRSGEYVSRVKSS, encoded by the coding sequence ATGGCTTCATATTCTACCAACGAATTTCGCGGCGGTCTTAAGGTTTTGCTGGATGGCGACCCCTGCATCATTCTCGAGAACGAGTTTGTAAAACCCGGTAAGGGGCAGGCCTTCAACCGCGTAAAGCTGCGTAACCTCATGACCAACCGGGTCTGGGAGCGCACGTTCAAGTCCGGCGAAACTCTGGAAGCCGCAGATGTCATTGATCAGGACATGGAATACCTCTATACCGATGGTGAGTTCTGGCACTTCATGCTCACTGACGGCTCTTTTGAACAGTACCCGGCTGATGCCAAGGCGGTCGGCGATGCCCTGAAGTGGCTGAAAGAGCAGGACGTGTACACCGTGACGCTCTACAACGGCTCGCCACTTTCGGTAACGCCCCCCAATTTCGTCGAGCTGGAAGTGGTCGATACCGACCCGGGCATGAAGGGCGACACCGCCCAGGGCGGCTCCAAGCCCGCGACGCTCTCCACCGGTGCCGTGGTCAACGTACCTCTGTTCATTACCATCGGTGAAGTACTCAAGGTTGATACCCGCTCCGGCGAATACGTCAGCCGGGTGAAGAGCAGTTAA